TCGCCAGCCAGTTCCGCGGGATGCCTCCCGGCCAGTCGGAGAGGATCTCGCGGGCCTCGGGCACGCCGCAATGACGCCGCCAGAGGCTGGACCACCGCCAGTCCTCGGCCCGCTCGACCAGGTTGGCCCGCAGGGCATTCCGCTCGACATAGCGGCAGACGGTCAGGAAGTGCTCGTCGCTTTGCACGGGGAACGACTTGAAACGCCCCTGGTAAAGATGGTCGGTCCCCGTGTTATGATAGTGTGTGTGCCAGCGCATGGTGTGCGCGTGCGTGAGCCAGCGGACGAAGGCGGTCAGCTCGCCGTCGGCCCGCGGCCACAGCACCATGTGCCAATGATTGGGCATCAGGCAGTAGGCCAGCAGACGGATCGGGCAGCGCTGCCAGGCCTCGGCCACCACGGATTCGAATGCTTCATAGTCCCGCGGTTTCTGGAGCAGCGGCAAACG
This window of the Phycisphaerae bacterium genome carries:
- a CDS encoding transposase, which codes for MPRQARVAPGGLIYHVLNRAVARLPLLQKPRDYEAFESVVAEAWQRCPIRLLAYCLMPNHWHMVLWPRADGELTAFVRWLTHAHTMRWHTHYHNTGTDHLYQGRFKSFPVQSDEHFLTVCRYVERNALRANLVERAEDWRWSSLWRRHCGVPEAREILSDWPGGIPRNWLATVNRPQSQAEVDAIRVAVRRGQPLGSPAWITRTAGQLGLESTLRPRGRPRKQDHDS